The Flavipsychrobacter sp. genome contains the following window.
GGCCTTACGACCAGAATTGCACATCAAAGGGTTCACCGCTGTGGAGCTAGACTATATGTTTAGAAAAGCCAAAGTGAGCGTAAAAGAAGGATTGACTCAAATGCGTGATGCAGGCTTGCAGTCTTTACCGGGTGGCGGTGCTGAAATTTTTGATCAGGCTGTAAGAGATGAAATATGTCCTGATAAAGTAGATGCTAAAGGCTGGCTGGAAATACACCAAACTGCGCATGAGTTGGGGATGCACTCTAATGCTACCATGCTTTACGGACATATAGAGAACTACAAACAGCGTGTAGATCATATGAGCCAGCTGCGTGACTTGCAGGATAAAACAGGTGGATTCAACTGCTTTATACCACTTAAGTTTAGAAACATAGACAACGACATGTCACACCTCCCTGAGGTTTCTATAATAGAAGACATGCGCTTATATGCTATAGCTCGTTTGTTTATGGATAACTTCAAAAACCTTAAAGCTTACTGGCCTATGCTGGGTAGGTCTTCAGCTCAAATGACCTTGTCATTTGGGGTAAATGATCTTGACGGCACCATAGACGATACAACAAAAATATATTCTATGGCTGGCTCTGAAGAGCAGTCCCCTGCTATGACCACTGAAGAAATATGTGACCTGATCGCTGCCGTTGGCAAAACACCGGTAGAGCGAGACACTCTCTACAACGAGATAGAAGTATTCGATAACATACCAACCTCATAATAAAAAAGGGAGCTAATCGATTAGCTCTCTTTTTTATTTTATTAATGCTTCTACTTCTGCCAATAGGTCTGCTCCCCTATTTTTAGCATACCAGGCATGTAGGTCTTGTTCAAAATCATCATGAGACCTACCATTAGGATCAGCTTTCCATTCTTTAAGCATATCTTGACCGTGCTGCGGTCTAGGCCCCCAAGTGAATATATCTTCACCATCCTTTTGGGCGACTAACTTAGGAATACTCCTCCCTCCATTAGTTAAATAATTATCCATTATTTCGGGGTTATCATCACGTAGCAGGATGCGTAGATCAATGCTACCCTCGGAAGCTGCCGCTAACTTGGCAAATACGGGTAAGTTTTGTGCACTATCCCCACACCAAGCTTCTGTTATCAACCACCATATCTGCTTTGGCTTGCTTTTCAGCTTATCCACAAGCTCATCACTCAACTTAGTTGTCTTTATAACACGCTTCATTCGTTGAGCATTCAACTTAGTAAAAGCAACTAATCGCTCTGATTGGTCAGGACCAGTTGTCTTTTCATCAACAACTAATTGCTCCACTAAAGTGGCAAACTCATCATAATTATAATACTTATCTACTTTACTAAAAACGTTACTCATAATATTGATTTAGCAGATGTAAAACTAGCTGCTTTCACATATAGAGTCGATTGAAATAAATCATCTCGCTATAAGGAATACAGCTGTAAGGAAATAGTTTTTATTACGTCTGCAAAGTATACACAAGTACTCTATTATTGTGTAACAAGAGTAGCAGTATAATCAATCTTATTCCTCGTAAAAATTAAGGTCTTTACCGAAAGTTTCCTTTATCATAGTAACGGCTACTATACTAATAACCATAATGATAATACCGGTAATAATACCGGACTGAACGAAAGTAAAGCTACCCTGTAATGAGGTAAACAGGAATACGATAGCAGGTAGCGCTCCGCGAACCATATTAGGAATTGTAGTAGCTGCTGTAGCTCTAAGATTTGTTCCAAACTGCTCTGCTGCCATAGTCACAAATATGGCCCAGAACCCTGTACCAAAACCTAATAATGCACTAATAGCATACATATAATTAGCAGAGCCACCATCTTGAGTGAAATACAGGATTATGCCTACCGCTGTAATAGCATAAAAAACATACAAGGACTTCTTACGGCTCTTTAACTTCTGGCTAAGCAAACCTATAGCCACATCTCCTACAGAAATAGCTACGTAAGCAAACATAACCGCTTTGCCTGGCTCTATTTTTTCCGCTATGCCAAATGCTTTACCAAAATCGTTAGAGAAGAACAATAGAATACCAACAACATACCATGTAGGCAAACCAATAAGAATACTCAACAAGTATCGTTTCAGTCGATCTTTATCAGTAAAGAACATCAGGAAATTACCCTTAGAGATATCCGAATTTTTCATTTGGGTAAACATACCTGACTCAAATACCGATATCCTTAATAGTAATAGAGAAAAGCCCAATGCACCACCTATGAAATAACAAGTACGCCAATCAAACCACTGAGCAATAAAATAAGCAAATACGGCACCTGTAAGACCCAGCCCGGCAACTAATGATGTTGCTACTCCTCTTTTTTCTTTAGGAATAAGCTCACTAACAAGGGTAATACCAGCACCAAGCTCACCTGCCAAACCTATACCAGCTATGAAACGAACGATAATATACTGTGTGGTAGTTTCTACCAATCCATTGGCAACATTGGCTAAAGAGTATAAAATGATAGAACCAAATAGGACGCTAAGTCTTCCTCGCTTATCACCCATCATACCCCAAATAACACCACCTATCAAAAGCCCTGTCATTTGCCAGCTTGCCAGCTTCAAACCTACATCGGTTATCTCTTGAGGGTTAAGCCCCAAACTTTCCAGACTTTCAATACGAACTATGCCATAAAGTAGCAGATCATAGATATCTACAAAATACCCTAATGCAGCAACAAGAACAGGGATGCTAAATAAAGAAGCGGTTCTATTTTTATCCATTATAAAGAAAGTATTATACCATGCGTCAAACTTGTTTACGCACCGTTACCTTCCTCTAATGTAGTAGATTTCTTTTTGCCAAAGAACATCTTGAACAATACAGGCGCTGTAGTAACAAATATGATACCTATAATTACCTTTTCAAGATTATCTTTTACCCATACATTCTCCCCAAGCAGGTAACCCAACATTACCATACTCAACACCCAAGCTATACTACCTACAATATTATATAAGGCAAACTTCTTATAATCCATTTTCACTACACCACCTATTATTGGTGCAAATGTTCTTACTATCGGTAGAAATCTAGCTAGTATAATGGCCACTCCTCCACGCTTATCATAGAAGTCTTTAGCTTGATGTAAATGCTTTTGCTTGAAGAGCAAGGTGTCTTTCTTTTTGAATAATAGGTCGCCCGATTTTCTACCAAACCAATAACCTACGAAGTTGCCTATAATACCACAGACAATAATAAGCGATATCCAATAAAACAGATTTGCAGCATCACTAGCAAATGGTAATTGAGAATTGGCGATGATCATTCCTGTAACAAATAACAGAGAATCGCCGGGAAGAAAGAAACCAACAAAGAGTCCTGTTTCTGCAAAGATGATGAACATTACAATGTAAATACCACCATGTGCACCTATCCATTGAGGGTCTATCAGGTTCTTCAGTAAATCTAAAAGCTCGTGCATGTATATCTTAACTTATGCTGCAAATTAAATAAAAACAGCCAACGCGCTGTTTCAAAATTGTTTGCGAATATAAGACTTTAACTCCGTCATTAATATACCAGCTTGGTGGCAATATTGGAATTACCTTGCAGCCCACCTGTATGTATTGCCAGCACCTTTGCTCCTGATGGAAAAACAACATTTTCTACCTGTTTTTTTACACCATACATCATCTTGGCGGTATATACCATATCAAGGGGAATATCATTTATAACATAAAACTCATTCATAAAGTCTACCAGCTCTTGGTTGTGCTTACCAAAACCTCCAAAGTGCCAATCATCAAACAATTGCCAATTAGCGTTATCGACCCAGCTAGTCATACTTTCCTTCAAGTATAGTCCGCCCTTCATTGGTGCATATCCGTATACTTTCGTTTTTTCCCCTACTCCGTTTATTACACCTGCCATTGTAGTTCCGGTTCCTACAGATACACATATATGATCATACTCATCAGAAACGAGTTTTGCCAGAGCTGTAACTCCTAATCTGCCATAATGATTAGCACCACCTTCAGGAACTATCATATAATTAGGATACTTAGCACTTAACTGGCTCAAATAAAGCTCTTCTTCCTTGCGAGCATATTCTTCTCTCGATACAAAGAGCAATTCCATACCATAAGCAATACAACTTTTCAAGGTAGTTGTTAGGTTTTCAGCAGCATGTAACCCTCTTACAATACCTATCGATCTTATATTATAAGCGTTAGCAGCTGCGGCAGTAGCGATCAGATGATTAGAGTAAGCCCCACCAAAAGTTATTAGCCCGACATTTCCGGCAGAAAGGGCAGCTTTTATATTTTCCTTGAGTTTATACCATTTATTACCTGAGATGACCTGATGCACCTCGTCCAAGCGCAGCATATCTATACTTACTGTAGGAGCCCAGCTCTTACTTAAGGCTTGTATACGAGGTAGTTGATCAGGAATTATATCCATACTCCTTAAGGTAGTTATCATTATCCCTCCACTTCGGTCTTACTTTTACAAAAAGCTCTAAGTGTACTTTTGACTGAATAAACTCTTCTATGAGTTTTCTAGAGTTAATGCCTAGCTGTTTTATAAGACTACCCTTCTTACCTATCATGATGATCTTTTGTGTATCCCTACTCACTACTATCTCCGCTTTTATAACGGTGATGTGAGGTTTTTCTTCAAAAGACTGTATCATAACAGCTGTGTGGTATGGTATTTCTTCATGGTATAGCTCAAATATCTGTTGGCGTATCAATTCGCTCACGAAAAAACGAACTGGCCTGTCAGACATATTAGCATCAGGGTAATATGGTGGTGCTTCCGGCAGAAGCTCTAATACCATAGGTATTATTTTATCCGTATGCTCATTTTTAGACGCCGATATCATTTCTATTTGCCAATTAGGATA
Protein-coding sequences here:
- a CDS encoding pyridoxal-phosphate dependent enzyme; amino-acid sequence: MDIIPDQLPRIQALSKSWAPTVSIDMLRLDEVHQVISGNKWYKLKENIKAALSAGNVGLITFGGAYSNHLIATAAAANAYNIRSIGIVRGLHAAENLTTTLKSCIAYGMELLFVSREEYARKEEELYLSQLSAKYPNYMIVPEGGANHYGRLGVTALAKLVSDEYDHICVSVGTGTTMAGVINGVGEKTKVYGYAPMKGGLYLKESMTSWVDNANWQLFDDWHFGGFGKHNQELVDFMNEFYVINDIPLDMVYTAKMMYGVKKQVENVVFPSGAKVLAIHTGGLQGNSNIATKLVY
- a CDS encoding MFS transporter, whose amino-acid sequence is MDKNRTASLFSIPVLVAALGYFVDIYDLLLYGIVRIESLESLGLNPQEITDVGLKLASWQMTGLLIGGVIWGMMGDKRGRLSVLFGSIILYSLANVANGLVETTTQYIIVRFIAGIGLAGELGAGITLVSELIPKEKRGVATSLVAGLGLTGAVFAYFIAQWFDWRTCYFIGGALGFSLLLLRISVFESGMFTQMKNSDISKGNFLMFFTDKDRLKRYLLSILIGLPTWYVVGILLFFSNDFGKAFGIAEKIEPGKAVMFAYVAISVGDVAIGLLSQKLKSRKKSLYVFYAITAVGIILYFTQDGGSANYMYAISALLGFGTGFWAIFVTMAAEQFGTNLRATAATTIPNMVRGALPAIVFLFTSLQGSFTFVQSGIITGIIIMVISIVAVTMIKETFGKDLNFYEE
- the era gene encoding GTPase Era, which gives rise to MPNTHKSGFVNIFGAPNAGKSTLLNALLGEQLVITSHKVQTTRHRILGILTEDDYQIVFSDTPGIIDPQYKLHEKMMKQVKNALEDADVVILMHDITKPIEQLQEIVAGLSIQVPVILLLNKADKIKDDKAKAEILETFKMVYPNWQIEMISASKNEHTDKIIPMVLELLPEAPPYYPDANMSDRPVRFFVSELIRQQIFELYHEEIPYHTAVMIQSFEEKPHITVIKAEIVVSRDTQKIIMIGKKGSLIKQLGINSRKLIEEFIQSKVHLELFVKVRPKWRDNDNYLKEYGYNS
- a CDS encoding thioredoxin family protein encodes the protein MSNVFSKVDKYYNYDEFATLVEQLVVDEKTTGPDQSERLVAFTKLNAQRMKRVIKTTKLSDELVDKLKSKPKQIWWLITEAWCGDSAQNLPVFAKLAAASEGSIDLRILLRDDNPEIMDNYLTNGGRSIPKLVAQKDGEDIFTWGPRPQHGQDMLKEWKADPNGRSHDDFEQDLHAWYAKNRGADLLAEVEALIK
- the mqnE gene encoding aminofutalosine synthase MqnE; this encodes MINTDFNLEEILNQSDLDSQLKNIAKKVIESKRLTDEEGVLLFEKGELPFVGALANHVTQRLHGNKVYFNRNFHIEPTNVCVFTCNFCSYSRQYKHRDDGWELSIEEMLDMVRKFDDKPVTEVHIVGGVHPKMNLEFFCEVISKIKALRPELHIKGFTAVELDYMFRKAKVSVKEGLTQMRDAGLQSLPGGGAEIFDQAVRDEICPDKVDAKGWLEIHQTAHELGMHSNATMLYGHIENYKQRVDHMSQLRDLQDKTGGFNCFIPLKFRNIDNDMSHLPEVSIIEDMRLYAIARLFMDNFKNLKAYWPMLGRSSAQMTLSFGVNDLDGTIDDTTKIYSMAGSEEQSPAMTTEEICDLIAAVGKTPVERDTLYNEIEVFDNIPTS
- a CDS encoding VTT domain-containing protein; its protein translation is MHELLDLLKNLIDPQWIGAHGGIYIVMFIIFAETGLFVGFFLPGDSLLFVTGMIIANSQLPFASDAANLFYWISLIIVCGIIGNFVGYWFGRKSGDLLFKKKDTLLFKQKHLHQAKDFYDKRGGVAIILARFLPIVRTFAPIIGGVVKMDYKKFALYNIVGSIAWVLSMVMLGYLLGENVWVKDNLEKVIIGIIFVTTAPVLFKMFFGKKKSTTLEEGNGA